The Streptomyces sp. R28 region CGGGAAGAAGAACTGCTCGGTGGCGAACATCTTGGCGCTCGCCGGGTCGCTGTTGAGGAACTGGGCGAACCGGGCCGCCGCGATCGGGTTCTTCGTGGCGCGGATGACCGCGGTCGTGGAGCCGCCCCAGTTGCCCGAGACCGGCTTGGCCGCGTCCCACTGCGGCAGCGGCGCCGCCCGCCACTTGCCCGCGGTGGACTTGGCCGAACCGGACAGGAACGCCGGGCCCCACGCCGCGGTGAGCCAGGTGGCGTACTTGCCCCTGTTGAACCCGGCGTACCACCCGTCGGTGAAGTCCGGGTCGGTGCTGATGACACCTTCCTTCGCGAGCCCGCCCCAGTACCCGGCGAGCTTCTTGGAGAGCGCGTCGGCGACGCTGATGGAGAGGTCGCTCCTGCCGGAAGTGGCGTACGGCTTGGCGCCCGCCTGCCACAGCAGACCGTGCCAGGCGGCGGGCTCGTTCGCCGCGAGGTTGGTGAGGTAGACGTCCGGGTCGGCCTTGTGGAGCTTGCGGGCCGCGGCCGCGAACTCGTCCCAGGTCTTCGGCACTTGGATGCCGTGCTTGTCGAAGATGTCCTGGCGGTACAGCATGCCCATCGGGCCGGTGTCCTGCGGGATCGCCCAGACCTCGCCGGCTGGTCCGCTGACCTGTCCCCACGTCCAGTCGACGAACTGGTCCTTCAGCGCCGCGGCGCCGTACGGACTCAGGTTCAACAGGCTGTCCGTGATCGTGAAGGTGGGGACCGCCTGGTACTCGACCTGCGCCAGGTCCGGAGCGCCGGTGCCGGCCTTGAGGGCGGTACGCAGCTTGGTGTAGTGCTCGACGCCCTGACCGGCGTTGACGACCTTGACCTTGATCGCGGGGTACTTCTTCTCGAAGAGGGCGATCTCCTGCTCGATGTCCGGGACCCAGGTCCAGAACGTCAGTTGGGTCGGCGTGTTCATCGCCTTGTCGATGTCGGCCTGACTGACCGGCTTGGTGGAGGTGGAGGAGCCGCCGGAGTCGCTGTCACCGCTGCACGCGGCGAGCGCGGCACCGAGGGACACCGCTCCGGTCGCGGCGAGGAACCGCCGGCGGCTCATGGAGGACGTGGGAACGAAGGATCTGGGCATGGTGAACTCCCGCCGATGGGCATAGGGACGGCACGCCTGGCGAGGGCGCGTCGCACGGGTGGGAAGGGAGAGGAGGTGGGGAGGAGCAGAGGTGGAGCGGTGGGGAGATGTGAGGTGGGGCGAGGCGCGGACGTCGCTACCAGGGCATCGAGGTCGCCATGTTCGGGCGTGCGTCGCGCGGGCTGTGACCGGTATGCGCGTCACGTGCCGTACAGCGGAAGTCCACGGTTGTGGAAGGGTTTTGCGGGGCGAGGCGGGGCGAGGCGGGGCGGGGGGGCACCTGCTCAGAGCCAGCCGCAGGCGGGCTCACCGCCCGGCCCTGAGCGGGTGCCGCTCTGACCGGGGGGCTACTCAGTCGCTGGTGGACGGTCTGTTGCCGGCCTGCGGTCCGTTCCC contains the following coding sequences:
- a CDS encoding ABC transporter substrate-binding protein — translated: MPRSFVPTSSMSRRRFLAATGAVSLGAALAACSGDSDSGGSSTSTKPVSQADIDKAMNTPTQLTFWTWVPDIEQEIALFEKKYPAIKVKVVNAGQGVEHYTKLRTALKAGTGAPDLAQVEYQAVPTFTITDSLLNLSPYGAAALKDQFVDWTWGQVSGPAGEVWAIPQDTGPMGMLYRQDIFDKHGIQVPKTWDEFAAAARKLHKADPDVYLTNLAANEPAAWHGLLWQAGAKPYATSGRSDLSISVADALSKKLAGYWGGLAKEGVISTDPDFTDGWYAGFNRGKYATWLTAAWGPAFLSGSAKSTAGKWRAAPLPQWDAAKPVSGNWGGSTTAVIRATKNPIAAARFAQFLNSDPASAKMFATEQFFFPATKSLLADPSFTDDAPAFYGGQKVNQIFADISDTVPTSFQWPPFLDQAAKDWTETVGKSLADRADAVAALGTWQSRLTTYAKNQGFTVKGA